gggtaaattacaacgatatctcttaatatttgatatatcagtaaaacctctataaattaatactctataaattaataaactctctaaaataataaaatcctccggtcccgacttgggcctttgtaaaaaatcatcaaattcgataagataataaaataataattttttgaaaattcctttataaatattaggtcccattaaaactctaaattaataattcataaatactacaattataaatattatggtaatttactaaaatatgaagtctgtaatgctttacgcatttgatcattcatggatgattttgtgATGCATTTTAGATGAGAAaacatggttgggtgttatgaattattttattatcatattgagatttatgtgtagtatatgtttcattcatcatgcatgaatatatttaattgggtataatagttatttaagtgcaacaaataaatgtaaacatgtatatttaagttattccaatgaattgatacatttATCTATGAATATAGTAgttaattgtaaataatgaattgatattatacatgaatatatttaattagttataaaaaattaattgatgcatgaatataatcaatgaaacatatatgaattcatttattttcaatacatatgtactaaatttgctgaatttaaaaaatatctcctttaattaataaaatattaatttatcgataaattaatatctctctaaattaataaaatttcatggtcccaaggttattaatttatagaggttttactgtaattATGAGtatttctcattatttgaaaaattacaaatttctttataatgtttgatgaaattctgtaattatttGATGAAGGTATAAAATTGTTAACTTTGTCCTTACTAAAATGGAACATGATGatgaaacttttgaaaaattataaaaaaattatcaacttagtctgtaaagaaaataaaaaaaaataaaaatataaaattataatttttatctcacaATGGCATTTTGGTTagaccacaaaaaatggatgaaaacttAACAGAGACTAATGAATTGGCTAATTGTTAAACAATCGATAAAATTAGGGAGTACTGGTAGTTTTTAAAACAACGaggggtattcataattataccaaatcttataaaagatcgttataatttactcataaATGAATAAAGGTTACgtattttttcccaaaattcAATCTACGGGAGTAAAACACATATACTATGTTTGGATGcatgtttttgcatttttccagacaagataaaacacactcaatatttatttttatgtttttacaccttatttgtgtgtttttttatttttcaactttttatgtataatatatatatatatatacttatatacatataatataaaagagacatgatttgactaTAAACAGTGATTTGTgactcaaaaaatataacattgaatatacaatatttatatataaaaatatatataaaaaaatataatttgacagtgaacaattatttttgtctcccaaatcccaacattaaacctacaccacttattttaaaatattttaaattacctcaaaacataaattcaaacatcatatttattttcaacatatatacttatttatctttatttttcttttctatatttaaaatacaaaacaaaacactcaaaacaaaaatccaaacattagGATAAGTCCGGACTATATTGAGTTGGGCCGGGGCCCAAGAAAGTACTGAAAGTATGGGCTTTCATCTGACTAGCTAGAAAGTACTTGCAATGTCCAACAACCGCCATTAACTGCCATAATATACGGATGCAGTCAAGTCAACACAACACTAGTAGTAGGATTACATCCTAGGAAAATACTGCATCCCACTGTCAATGGAAGGGGGAGGGGGGGCCCTCTTGCCCTTCAAGAATCAAGTACAACCCACACCAGCACAAGGTACCACACTCTCTGCTGCAAAATGAAGATGTTAATGTTTCATCAATTATGGACATAATTCGGAAATAACTTCACATGCAAAGTTCATCTTAGgtcaacacaaaaataaaagaggtgCAGTGTCACCACGTGATCCCATAACACCCAGAAAATATGAACAATTCTTCAACTCttttatggaaaatttttgttcCGGATTAGGTTTGATCGAatgaaattaatcatataacaaatatgcATCCTTGTTTTGTGgtttgtcatttttcttaaactgTACACCAATTACACGATAAGTGTATTGCACTTCCCATATGATCGATTCAGGTTCGATGTAGTTGGATACGGAccaaaatttttcttgttttaccCTAATTATGATCTTCTTCCTGTAGTTGTAGCCATATTGACTTTTTCCCTATCTGTACTTATATACCACCTCTTTTTATTTCAGCTTCTCTCATCTCACAAGTTCTTGTCACTATATAGAGAGCTCTTCATCACTTCTCTCCTCTCTCCCCACCTACCCCCTCCCTCCCccccaaatcaagaaacaagaaaatgggaAGACCTCCATGTTGTGATAAAGTTGGTATCAAGAAAGGCCCATGGACTCCTGAGGAAGATATCATTTTGGTCTCCTATATTCAAGAACATGGCCCCGGAAACTGGAGGGCGGTACCGACAAACACCGGTACGTAtaattctttgattttttgtgtttttttgaAGAATTCATGAATATGTACTAAAAGTTGTATTCGGGATTGGATTATGTTGttttgtgatatattttaCGAGTTGATTTGGTATATATTTGCTCGATAATTTAGTCGAACGACGTTGTTCTTGTTTTGGTTTTAGGGTTGATGAGGTGCAGCAAGAGTTGCAGGCTCAGGTGGACTAATTACCTGAGACCTGGGATCAAGAGGGGAAACTTCACCCCACATGAAGAAGGGATGATCATCCATCTCCAAGCTTTGTTGGGCAACaagtaattgatttatatatatatgttcatcaTGATTATATTATCTGATTCTTGATCGTCAAAGATTATAATCAGACGGTTGTGATCTGATTGGTGCAGATGGGCTGCTATAGCAACATACCTCCCACAAAGAACAGACAATGACATCAAGAACTATTGGAACACTCACTTGAAGAAGAAGCTCAAGAAGTTGCAATCAGGTAGTTTGCAACCCCAGACAGCATCTGATTCAACAGCCCATTACCATCAGTTCTTGTCCAAGAGCTACGGTGATCAGAGGGCCATGAATGAGAACAGCAAGCACCAATCAGGCCACGGCATGCTGAGTGAAAATTCGTCGGTCTACGCCTCCAGCGCTGAGAACATATCAAGACTCCTGGAGGGGTGGATGAGATCATCCCCTAACACTGCTAACACTTCCTACATGAACGAAAATCGCGACAGATTCTATCGCGATTTTGGGAAAATCGTTCCGTCTGAGCTATGCAACGATGGCTCCGGCTCATCGGTACAGTGCTACAGGCCACAGCAGCTTGATCAGCATGACGGTGCAAATGGGATTAATCCAGCTGATCATGACTTGGAGTGCATCTTGTCTTTTGATGATCACAAATTGACTAGCATGGCCTGTGACAAATCTTCGTGTGACTCTAGCCAGAAGGGCTCCGAGAGCAGCTGTGGGCTACTTGATCATCATGATGATCATGATCAGCATAATAAGGCGAAAATCGACAACAATAATCCTCCATTATCATTTCTTGAGAAGTGGTTGCTGGATGAAAGTGCAGGTCAAGTTGAAGGAGTGATGGAAATCCCACCAATATTCTAgtgagttttttttaaaaaaaaaaaaaaaaaaaattaatcttgttCTAGGGTTCCAAAAAGTTGGATTCTCTactacttaatttttcttatattttttgctttttgggCTCTTGGCTTAACAATTGTAACCTTGATTAATTAGGAATTTTCACTTCGAATAACGTACTTTTCTTTAACAACGAGTCAGAAATTAACTTCTCATCTTTATGCATTTGATATGTCGTGCACTTAATAAAGTATTGTCTATTTTGgctaaaatcttataatttttgtcttgaaATGTGGCAAACAGAGAGCTTGCACGTTGCTCAAATCGCTCGTCTCCATTCAGTATATATACAAAGATAGTAGCAGCTTTgcatttttgtagaaaaattgaataaagcaaatatacattttgcatgaatgaaatgaaagataTATCAAATGGAAAAATCTTTGCTCGAACTAGGTTTTTGATACGTTTTCTTTGTGAttgattggtcatttttttttaaccgtactcaaatcacataacaagtgtaGTATACTCGTCATATAATTGGTTGAGCTTTGGTCGAACCGGGTCCAATCaagtgtgggactaaaattagATTGACGAATAtgagtattaattaattacatgtgaTAAATCTCGAGAGATATATATTACCAATCTTGTAGCCATATTTATTAGGTGGACGGTAGAGATGGCGACTTCAAATAagaacattaaataaaaaggaaagcaCGACATTTAAATCGGTGGCCAACGAGAGTGGAGGCTGTCAAATTGTTTGAATGAATGTAACTTCAGTAGCCCCcacaataattaatcaaaaccccaaaataaattattaattaatagtgctgcaaattaaatgaaataatatatatatatatatatagtattttccGTGCCAAACTTTGCATTAATATTATGAGATAATTGCATATGCATGGTGtaattaaatagtatttataCGTCAAGTTGTCCACTACATGCATGTAATTTGTTAATAAGAAAgtgaaatttgataaaataaatattataaaataatatatctatctatatataaatagatattcGAGTCAACTTGCAATACGAACACGATcagaaattgatttttaaggactaattaattataataatttctttaaaagttagcataattattgaatatatagctttctttttatattttgaaattacaaaaatcttcttataagttcttatttttacttttaaaaaaattaacattattttctACTCAGATGAAAAATTAGCATCTTAGCTAAACTAATGAAAAAACATCACtactaattatacaattaaacTCTCGGAGGAAatcattgtaattaattatttttttcctttactaTAAAACAAAATGTAGAAAAATCACGCCCTTATATTCTTCGACAAATTTCTCAATCTTACgtaattaaattgatgaaGCAAAGATATACGGTGAGTTgattaattacatgacaagtatattatatatatatattatataattgattcaaatttgatcaaatttaatttaaattaaaattttggaggGGTGAGCTGAGTAGGGAGGGTGGTGCATGCAGAAGTATTGAATGGCCGATggattgatatataaatacaataatattggtAGGGTTTCACAGAAAAAGTAAGCAAGAAAGTAACCTCAGCTGCATGGCTTGTTATTACATGAAGAAGAAAGTAGAAAGACAGCAAGGATACATCTTTGGACAGCAAAGTTTCACGTAATTCTTGCCACTGAATATGGCAAATTTCGTGTTTCCAAAATTATCCCTtgacaaagaaagaaacatgTGAATCCTTCGCCTTTCGGTGTAGGAAACTGGCTTATGTGCTTCCACCTTGAAGAcctaaattacacttttagtttCTAGCTAGGATACATATgagttcaatatttttggttttttgctGTAcgagaatttaaaataatttcaaaagcaaattaatacatttagtTCTATatgttatgaaatttttaaaattattctaaaatttggaGAACTCGATACATTTTCAGTCCCATAAACCCTATAAAGTATAGGATCATGTGTcaagttttcttaatttttgggtctattttgaaatttcagtacaataaggactaaaagtgtaattttgcaCATAATATCCATTACAAAACTTAGAGAGCGTTTGATAggcttataagctcctaagaatatcttataagatgtcagaaagcttataagctccaaTAAAGTGTTGGCTAATTTTTTCtgaaagagcttataagatctcaaaataagatgttttagatcttataagctctttaagaaaaagttataACTTTCGTAACTtgttttataagattttataagttatacaaaattaatatgtcataaaataaaaaaaaatatcccgATTCATATattcactctctctctctctctctctctcacacacacacacacacacacacacacactttgTCTCtaggat
The window above is part of the Sesamum indicum cultivar Zhongzhi No. 13 linkage group LG2, S_indicum_v1.0, whole genome shotgun sequence genome. Proteins encoded here:
- the LOC105155728 gene encoding myb-related protein 306, yielding MGRPPCCDKVGIKKGPWTPEEDIILVSYIQEHGPGNWRAVPTNTGLMRCSKSCRLRWTNYLRPGIKRGNFTPHEEGMIIHLQALLGNKWAAIATYLPQRTDNDIKNYWNTHLKKKLKKLQSGSLQPQTASDSTAHYHQFLSKSYGDQRAMNENSKHQSGHGMLSENSSVYASSAENISRLLEGWMRSSPNTANTSYMNENRDRFYRDFGKIVPSELCNDGSGSSVQCYRPQQLDQHDGANGINPADHDLECILSFDDHKLTSMACDKSSCDSSQKGSESSCGLLDHHDDHDQHNKAKIDNNNPPLSFLEKWLLDESAGQVEGVMEIPPIF